One Pempheris klunzingeri isolate RE-2024b chromosome 22, fPemKlu1.hap1, whole genome shotgun sequence DNA segment encodes these proteins:
- the LOC139222130 gene encoding C-type lectin BML-1-like, with translation MCYKGNNYTLVNRKRNWCQALQHCRSYFTDLVSISNDTENTEVIEKGNGTSFWIGLLHDTWEWEDKSCSTFRKWDNPSGGNRGYTTFRWDSMYKTSGEKGIEYHFLCSKGDVRIKVINETLTWEEAFDYCKEYHTGLLWIEDDKDQEAVNQWLHNTDVRGPFWIGLRQSQVFGFWFWTSDRPVTYSNWRNDTVPEMPLSNHCGVINKMEDNKWSDENCLVPLPFLCEEEIFIMN, from the exons ATGTGCTACAAAG gTAATAATTACACCCTCGTTAACAGGAAGAGGAACTGGTGTCAGGCTCTACAGCATTGCAGAAGTTACTTCACTGATTTGGTCAGCATTAGTAATGACACAGAAAATACTGAAGTGATTGAAAAAGGAAATGGAACAAGCTTTTGGATTGGACTCCTGCACGATACATGGGAGTGGGAGGACAAAAGCTGCTCTACTTTCAGAAAATGGGATAATCCGTCCGGTGGAAACAGGGGATACACAACATTCAGATGGGATTCAATGTATAAAACTAGCGGTGAAAAAGGAATTGAGTATCATTTTTTATGTTCCAAAG GTGATGTGAGAATCAAAGTCATTAATGAAACTTTAACTTGGGAAGAGGCCTTTGACTACTGCAAGGAGTACCACACAGGCCTGCTGTGGATTGAGGATGACAAAGATCAGGAAGCTGTCAATCAGTGGCTACACAATACCGACGTTCGTGGACCATTCTGGATTGGTCTGAGGCAGAGTCAGGTCTTTGGATTCTGGTTTTGGACGAGTGACAGGCCGGTGACCTACAGCAACTGGAGGAATGACACAGTGCCTGAGATGCCCTTGTCTAACCACTGCGGTGTCATCAACAAGATGGAGGACAACAAGTGGAGTGATGAAAACTGTTTGGTCCCGCTACCTTTTCTTTGTGAGGAGGAGATCTTTATCATGAACTGA